Proteins from a single region of Natrinema salifodinae:
- a CDS encoding cupin domain-containing protein codes for MEKLSTTRAAFEEVADGVHLANLATGERAGMVYWRIESGATLPSHTHANEQIGYVIDGELTAIVEGEEHELAPGDAYMFRSGERHGAENRSDADALGIGVLAPPREEPDWRQTPARSRAGDD; via the coding sequence ATGGAGAAGCTATCGACGACCCGCGCGGCGTTCGAGGAAGTCGCCGACGGCGTGCATCTGGCGAACCTGGCCACCGGCGAGCGGGCTGGAATGGTCTACTGGCGGATCGAATCCGGCGCGACCCTGCCGTCGCACACTCACGCGAACGAACAGATCGGATACGTTATCGACGGTGAACTTACCGCGATCGTCGAGGGCGAGGAACACGAACTCGCGCCTGGCGACGCGTACATGTTTCGCAGCGGCGAGCGCCACGGCGCGGAGAACAGGAGCGACGCGGACGCGCTCGGCATCGGCGTGCTCGCGCCGCCGCGAGAGGAGCCCGATTGGCGTCAAACGCCCGCTCGCTCGCGGGCCGGCGACGACTAA